In one Streptomyces venezuelae genomic region, the following are encoded:
- a CDS encoding amino acid ABC transporter ATP-binding protein, whose translation MPQPSDTPMVDVRSVHKSFGSLRVLKGVDLHVGRGEVTVVIGPSGSGKSTLLRTINHLEKVDAGRITVDGSLIGYRRSGDKLYELPEREVLKQRTRIGFVFQNFNLFPHLTVLENIVEAPVSALKRPRPAAERTARELLARVGLADKADTHPRRLSGGQQQRVAIARALALEPRLLLFDEPTSALDPELVGEVLDVIKDLARQGTTMIVVTHEIGFAREVADTVVFMDDGRVVEQGAPADVLDRPRHDRTRAFLSKVL comes from the coding sequence ATGCCCCAGCCCAGTGACACCCCGATGGTCGACGTCCGTTCCGTGCACAAGTCCTTCGGCTCCCTGCGGGTCCTGAAGGGCGTCGACCTGCACGTCGGCAGGGGAGAGGTCACCGTCGTCATCGGACCGTCGGGCTCCGGCAAGTCCACCCTCCTGCGCACCATCAACCACCTGGAGAAGGTCGACGCGGGACGGATCACCGTCGACGGATCGCTCATCGGCTACCGGCGCTCCGGCGACAAGCTGTACGAGCTGCCGGAACGCGAGGTGCTCAAGCAGCGCACCCGGATCGGCTTCGTCTTCCAGAACTTCAACCTCTTCCCGCACCTGACCGTGCTGGAGAACATCGTCGAGGCGCCCGTCTCCGCGCTCAAACGGCCGCGCCCCGCGGCCGAGAGGACCGCGCGGGAGCTCCTGGCGCGCGTCGGCCTCGCCGACAAGGCCGACACCCATCCCCGCCGGCTCTCCGGCGGCCAGCAGCAGCGCGTCGCCATCGCCCGCGCGCTCGCCCTCGAACCGCGACTGCTCCTCTTCGACGAGCCGACCTCGGCTCTCGACCCCGAACTGGTCGGCGAGGTCCTCGACGTCATCAAGGACCTCGCCCGGCAGGGCACCACCATGATCGTCGTCACGCACGAGATCGGCTTCGCCCGTGAGGTGGCCGACACCGTCGTCTTCATGGACGACGGCCGCGTCGTCGAACAGGGTGCCCCCGCCGACGTACTCGACAGGCCGCGCCACGACCGCACGCGCGCCTTCCTCTCCAAGGTCCTCTAG
- a CDS encoding LLM class flavin-dependent oxidoreductase, whose amino-acid sequence MPSLHLAVAIDRADTHQAAPYLESALLAEHGSLDFVTLGDSFARPGPDALAVAARIAPDTARIGLVPTVTTTHTEPFHVQAAVATLDWVSHGRAGWALDVSATEAEARLFGRRRAAPREELWREAGDVADAAARLWDSWEDDAEIRDVASGRFVDRDKLHYADFAGRTFSVRGPSIVPRPPQGHPVRVVDATAPQARETAARHADVALVRAASAERAAAARAELRGLAARFGRDPRTLLVFAALDIDLGDGEHAAEPGHGGGPLPTAGGPAYRGGPVDLAELIADWHRAGAVDGFHLTPAEPRRDLERLVNGTVALLQHRGLFRTFYPGSTLREHLGLARPANRYAALTGESA is encoded by the coding sequence ATGCCTTCGCTCCACCTCGCCGTCGCCATCGACCGGGCCGACACCCACCAAGCCGCCCCCTACCTCGAATCGGCGCTCCTCGCCGAGCACGGGTCGCTCGACTTCGTGACGCTCGGCGACTCCTTCGCGCGCCCCGGACCCGACGCGCTCGCCGTGGCCGCCAGGATCGCGCCCGACACCGCACGCATCGGCCTCGTGCCGACCGTCACGACCACGCACACCGAGCCGTTCCACGTGCAGGCCGCCGTGGCGACCCTCGACTGGGTCAGCCACGGACGGGCCGGCTGGGCGCTCGACGTCTCGGCGACCGAGGCCGAGGCGCGGCTCTTCGGGCGGCGCCGCGCCGCGCCGCGCGAGGAGCTGTGGCGGGAGGCCGGTGACGTCGCCGACGCCGCCGCCCGGCTGTGGGACAGCTGGGAGGACGACGCGGAGATACGGGACGTGGCTTCCGGCCGCTTCGTCGACCGGGACAAGCTGCACTACGCCGACTTCGCGGGCCGTACGTTCTCGGTGCGCGGGCCCTCCATCGTGCCGCGGCCGCCGCAGGGCCACCCGGTGCGGGTCGTCGACGCGACCGCGCCGCAGGCCCGGGAGACCGCGGCCCGGCACGCGGACGTCGCCCTGGTGCGCGCCGCCTCCGCCGAGCGGGCCGCGGCCGCCCGCGCCGAACTGCGGGGCCTCGCCGCCCGGTTCGGCCGCGACCCGCGGACGCTTCTGGTGTTCGCCGCTCTCGACATCGATCTCGGTGACGGCGAGCACGCCGCCGAGCCGGGCCACGGCGGCGGACCGCTGCCCACCGCCGGCGGGCCCGCCTACCGGGGCGGGCCCGTCGACCTCGCCGAGCTGATCGCCGACTGGCACCGCGCGGGCGCCGTCGACGGCTTCCACCTCACGCCCGCCGAGCCACGCCGTGACCTGGAGCGGCTCGTCAACGGCACCGTCGCGCTGCTCCAGCACCGCGGCCTGTTCCGCACCTTCTATCCGGGCAGCACGCTCCGCGAACACCTGGGTCTCGCCCGGCCCGCCAACCGATACGCAGCGCTCACGGGGGAGTCCGCATGA